Proteins encoded together in one Lachnospiraceae bacterium JLR.KK008 window:
- a CDS encoding glycosyltransferase family 2 protein, which yields MKLSIIVPFYNMAAGRKLKYCMDSLVNQTVEDYEIVAVDDCSPDETYELLLEYGRRYPEKVRALRTPENRKQGGARNLGLAHAKGEWVGFMDGDDWAAPDMYEKLLAKAGETGADVVGCDLHETHEHSMKIGRIVNANTIDQTGPLDEEKYKKLMRNPCSMVIKIYRKEVIDKYHLRFPEGIFYEDNCAGPVWMLHFRHFEKVEEPLYYYYQDTVSTTHAISEAKCRDRMRAGELLVEQCRAYGFYERYRSELEFAYTKLYYVNTLFTYVIGVSRPKLHFLNELKRGLLREFPDFQDNSYFRQEYDREQKKLIRLHMKSSLLFLAYYELLTAYRKWRKRKK from the coding sequence ATGAAACTGAGTATTATCGTGCCGTTTTATAACATGGCAGCGGGCAGAAAACTGAAGTACTGTATGGATTCACTTGTGAATCAGACGGTGGAAGATTACGAGATTGTGGCGGTGGACGACTGTTCTCCCGATGAGACGTATGAGCTGTTGCTGGAATACGGGCGGCGCTATCCGGAAAAAGTGCGGGCGCTGCGCACGCCGGAAAACCGAAAACAGGGCGGCGCCCGCAATCTCGGCCTTGCACATGCCAAAGGGGAATGGGTCGGGTTTATGGACGGCGATGACTGGGCGGCGCCTGATATGTATGAAAAGCTGCTGGCAAAAGCCGGGGAGACGGGAGCGGATGTCGTGGGCTGCGATCTGCATGAGACGCATGAGCACAGCATGAAGATCGGACGTATCGTCAACGCCAATACCATCGATCAGACCGGGCCGCTTGATGAGGAAAAATATAAAAAGCTGATGCGCAATCCATGCAGTATGGTCATCAAGATCTATCGAAAAGAAGTTATAGATAAGTACCATCTCCGGTTCCCGGAAGGGATCTTCTATGAAGATAACTGTGCGGGGCCGGTATGGATGCTGCATTTCAGGCATTTTGAGAAGGTGGAGGAGCCGCTTTATTATTATTATCAGGACACAGTGTCTACGACGCACGCCATCAGCGAGGCGAAGTGCCGTGACCGGATGCGCGCGGGCGAGCTGCTTGTGGAACAGTGCCGGGCATATGGCTTTTATGAGCGATACCGGTCGGAACTGGAATTTGCCTACACAAAACTCTATTATGTGAATACGCTGTTTACGTATGTGATTGGAGTCAGCCGTCCGAAACTCCATTTTCTGAATGAGCTGAAGCGGGGACTGCTCCGTGAATTTCCGGACTTTCAGGACAATTCTTACTTTCGGCAGGAGTATGACAGGGAGCAGAAAAAGCTCATCCGCCTCCATATGAAGTCCAGTCTGCTGTTTCTGGCTTATTATGAACTGCTGACGGCGTATAGAAAATGGAGGAAAAGGAAAAAGTAA
- a CDS encoding ABC transporter ATP-binding protein: MKIYRKLMVIMNGKQKRTMGLLLVMMVFGAFLETASISLIIPVMTLVISPDAVEKNEIMAGVYRGLHMSSPRQFTVFVMAAMVAAFVFKNLFLFLQQKVMYRFVYKNQFETQEKMLRSFVKRDYEFYLNIETSTIQRIIAADVVNAYLLILSLLQIISECIVFFMLAVALLVVDFKMTLVIAGLLVVTLVVVKEVIKPIMHRTGRENQDYSSLIYQWLSQTVGGIKEIKIMGRENYFIGEYAERGTHYVAAMERLNLFSNAPKLLIETVCIAGMVAYMLVIVLSGKDLTEMMPALSAFAMAAVRLMPSANRINNQLTQLAYYEPFFMNVSDNLLEETSEENIDLSYAQDREKMPVEREITLQDITFAYPNTDKLIFDHAQMTIPVGSSVGIVGGSGSGKTTIVDILLGLLKVKEGTICADGTNVMTDYRGWLKNVGYIPQMIFLLDDDIRKNVAFGIREEEIDEEKLWYALKEAQLDEFVKTLPEGVHTGIGERGIRLSGGQRQRIGIARALYNDPEVLILDEATSALDNDTEAAIMESINRFQGRKTLIIIAHRLQTIEKCDLVYRVENGGIRRER, translated from the coding sequence ATGAAAATTTATCGCAAACTCATGGTGATCATGAATGGAAAACAGAAACGGACGATGGGGCTTTTGCTGGTGATGATGGTATTTGGCGCCTTTTTGGAGACGGCGAGCATCTCTTTGATCATACCGGTGATGACACTTGTGATCAGCCCGGATGCGGTGGAAAAAAACGAGATCATGGCCGGCGTTTACCGGGGGCTCCATATGAGCAGTCCAAGGCAGTTTACTGTCTTTGTCATGGCGGCGATGGTAGCGGCGTTCGTCTTTAAAAATCTGTTTCTGTTCCTGCAGCAGAAAGTGATGTACCGTTTTGTATACAAAAATCAGTTTGAGACGCAGGAAAAGATGCTGCGCAGCTTTGTCAAGAGAGACTATGAGTTTTACCTGAATATTGAGACGTCGACGATCCAGCGTATCATTGCCGCGGATGTTGTCAATGCTTATCTGCTCATTCTCTCGCTCCTGCAGATCATTTCGGAATGTATTGTGTTCTTTATGCTGGCGGTGGCGCTGCTCGTTGTCGATTTCAAAATGACGCTCGTGATTGCAGGGCTGCTTGTGGTGACGCTCGTCGTTGTCAAGGAAGTGATCAAACCGATCATGCACCGCACCGGAAGAGAGAATCAGGATTATAGCAGCCTGATCTATCAATGGCTCTCGCAGACGGTGGGCGGCATCAAAGAGATTAAGATTATGGGCCGGGAAAATTATTTTATCGGCGAGTATGCCGAGCGCGGGACGCATTATGTAGCAGCCATGGAGCGGCTGAACCTGTTCAGCAATGCGCCGAAACTTTTGATTGAGACAGTCTGTATTGCCGGTATGGTCGCCTATATGCTTGTGATCGTGCTGTCGGGAAAGGACCTGACGGAGATGATGCCGGCGTTGTCCGCCTTTGCCATGGCGGCAGTGCGGCTTATGCCCTCCGCCAACCGTATTAACAACCAGTTGACCCAGCTCGCCTATTATGAGCCCTTTTTCATGAATGTCAGCGATAACCTGCTGGAGGAGACGAGCGAGGAAAACATTGATCTGTCATACGCGCAGGACCGGGAAAAGATGCCGGTAGAGCGGGAGATTACCTTACAGGATATTACGTTTGCCTATCCCAATACGGACAAGCTCATCTTTGACCATGCGCAGATGACGATCCCGGTGGGCAGTTCCGTCGGTATTGTCGGCGGCTCCGGCTCCGGTAAGACGACGATCGTCGATATTCTGCTCGGTCTGCTGAAAGTGAAGGAGGGAACGATCTGTGCGGATGGCACGAATGTGATGACGGACTATCGCGGATGGCTGAAAAATGTCGGCTATATTCCGCAGATGATCTTTCTGCTTGACGATGATATACGGAAGAATGTCGCGTTTGGCATCCGTGAGGAAGAGATCGACGAGGAAAAATTATGGTATGCGCTCAAGGAAGCGCAGCTTGATGAATTTGTAAAGACACTGCCGGAAGGTGTTCATACGGGCATCGGAGAGCGCGGTATCCGCCTCTCCGGGGGACAGAGACAGCGCATTGGCATTGCGCGCGCGCTATACAATGACCCGGAAGTGCTGATTCTTGACGAGGCGACTTCCGCGCTGGACAACGACACCGAGGCGGCGATCATGGAGTCGATCAATCGCTTCCAGGGCAGGAAGACACTTATCATTATCGCCCACAGACTGCAGACGATCGAAAAATGTGATCTGGTGTACCGGGTAGAAAACGGCGGGATACGCAGGGAACGGTGA